A window from Burkholderiales bacterium encodes these proteins:
- the ectC gene encoding L-ectoine synthase yields MIVRRVSDVLGTERDVHAPNWVSRRLLLKQDGMGFSLHETIIHAGTETSMWYRHHLEAVFCVEGEGEVETLTDGAIHSITPGTLYALDRHDKHVLRARTDMRLVCVFNPPLTGAEVHDEEGVYPITEEAAAG; encoded by the coding sequence ATGATCGTGCGCAGGGTATCCGACGTGCTCGGCACAGAGCGCGACGTGCACGCGCCCAACTGGGTGAGCCGCAGGCTGCTGCTCAAGCAGGACGGCATGGGCTTTTCGCTGCACGAGACCATCATCCATGCCGGCACCGAGACGTCCATGTGGTACCGCCATCACCTGGAGGCGGTGTTCTGCGTCGAGGGCGAAGGCGAAGTGGAGACGCTGACGGACGGCGCGATCCACTCCATCACGCCGGGAACCCTGTACGCCCTGGACCGGCACGACAAGCACGTCCTTCGCGCCCGCACCGACATGCGCCTGGTGTGCGTGTTCAATCCGCCCCTCACCGGCGCCGAAGTGCACGACGAAGAGGGCGTCTATCCGATCACCGAGGAGGCGGCCGCCGGCTAG
- the ectB gene encoding diaminobutyrate--2-oxoglutarate transaminase: MNLRIFNRLESEVRGYVRSFPAVFTKAQGAILWDEDGNRYIDFFAGAGTLNYGHNEPGMKARLLDYLEHDGVVHGLDMATTAKKEFLETFERVILQPRGMHYKVQFPGPTGTNAVEAALKLARQAKGRTSIIAFTNAFHGVTGGSLAATGNEKFRSAAGQPLPNVQFMPYDGYIDGVDTTELLDRLLADKSSGIDVPAAVIVETVQGEGGVNAARFEWLRRLEQVCRRHDVLLIVDDIQVGCGRTGTFFSFEGVGISPDIVTLSKSLSGFGLPMSLVLMKPELDVWRPSAHNGTFRGNNLAFVTAREALLRYWSSGDLTREVERKGKIMRLWLEHIADAYPGGQFEARGRGMIQGLASQVPGLPNRITAAAFKRGLVMETSGAEDDVIKLLPPLNIDSELLADGLYLLEQCVAETLGVRLATSSNVRTLKKAAGGGR, translated from the coding sequence ATGAACCTGAGAATTTTCAATCGACTGGAATCGGAGGTGCGGGGTTACGTCCGTTCGTTCCCCGCGGTCTTCACCAAGGCGCAGGGCGCCATCCTGTGGGACGAGGACGGCAACCGCTACATCGATTTCTTCGCCGGGGCGGGAACGCTCAACTACGGCCATAACGAGCCGGGAATGAAGGCCCGGCTGCTGGACTACCTGGAGCACGACGGCGTCGTCCACGGCCTCGACATGGCCACGACCGCCAAGAAGGAGTTTCTGGAGACCTTCGAGCGCGTGATCTTGCAACCGCGGGGCATGCACTACAAGGTCCAGTTCCCTGGGCCCACCGGCACCAACGCGGTCGAGGCGGCCCTCAAGCTCGCGCGCCAGGCGAAAGGCCGCACCAGCATCATCGCCTTCACCAACGCCTTTCACGGGGTCACCGGCGGGTCCCTCGCGGCGACCGGCAACGAGAAGTTCCGCTCCGCTGCGGGCCAGCCGCTGCCCAACGTGCAGTTCATGCCCTACGACGGTTACATCGACGGGGTCGATACCACGGAGCTGCTCGACCGCCTGCTGGCGGACAAATCGAGCGGCATCGATGTCCCCGCCGCGGTGATCGTCGAGACCGTGCAGGGCGAGGGTGGCGTGAACGCGGCCCGCTTCGAGTGGTTGCGGCGTCTGGAGCAGGTGTGCCGGCGCCACGACGTATTGCTGATCGTGGACGACATCCAGGTGGGTTGCGGGCGCACCGGTACATTCTTCAGCTTCGAAGGCGTCGGCATCAGCCCAGACATCGTCACCCTGTCCAAGTCCCTCTCGGGCTTCGGGCTGCCCATGTCCCTGGTCCTGATGAAGCCCGAGCTGGACGTCTGGCGCCCGAGCGCCCACAACGGCACGTTCCGCGGCAACAACCTGGCATTCGTCACTGCCCGCGAGGCGCTGCTGCGCTACTGGAGCAGCGGCGATCTCACCCGGGAGGTGGAGCGCAAGGGCAAGATCATGCGCCTGTGGCTCGAGCACATCGCCGACGCTTATCCCGGCGGCCAGTTCGAAGCCCGAGGGCGCGGGATGATCCAGGGGCTGGCGTCGCAGGTCCCGGGGCTGCCCAACCGGATCACGGCGGCCGCGTTCAAGCGCGGCCTCGTGATGGAAACGTCGGGCGCAGAAGACGACGTGATCAAGCTGCTACCGCCGCTCAACATCGACAGCGAGTTGCTGGCGGACGGGCTGTACCTGCTCGAGCAATGCGTCGCCGAGACGCTGGGCGTTCGCCTCGCCACCAGCTCCAACGTCCGCACCCTGAAGAAGGCGGCGGGGGGCGGCCGATGA
- a CDS encoding MarR family transcriptional regulator — MVTSVDPRSEPLPLVEEMAPGAQPPPRLEAIPEVEDGRASVRYDLRVLRAIRRIIRCVDMYSKQLESQSHITAPQLVCLLAVVNGGPMTATALAKEVHLSPSTVVGILDRLEEKGLVTRSRGVEDRRIVRVSATERGAALAAQAPSPLQERLAQGLNRLPELEQAAIALALERIVQLMEAQHIDSAPILETGPLSRP, encoded by the coding sequence ATGGTAACCAGCGTCGACCCTAGGAGCGAGCCGCTCCCCCTGGTCGAGGAGATGGCTCCCGGCGCCCAGCCTCCTCCCCGGCTCGAGGCGATCCCGGAGGTGGAGGATGGCCGGGCGAGTGTCCGATACGATTTGCGAGTCTTGCGCGCCATCCGGCGCATCATCCGCTGCGTGGACATGTACTCCAAGCAGTTGGAGTCCCAGAGCCACATCACCGCGCCGCAGCTCGTGTGCCTGCTGGCGGTGGTGAACGGCGGGCCGATGACCGCCACCGCGTTGGCCAAGGAAGTGCACCTTTCCCCGAGCACCGTGGTGGGCATCCTGGACCGGCTGGAGGAGAAGGGCCTGGTGACCCGCAGCCGCGGGGTGGAGGACCGGCGCATCGTTCGGGTCAGCGCGACCGAACGAGGGGCGGCCCTAGCCGCCCAGGCGCCTTCGCCGCTGCAGGAGCGGCTAGCTCAAGGTCTCAACCGCCTGCCGGAACTGGAGCAGGCCGCCATCGCCCTGGCGCTGGAGCGCATCGTGCAGCTCATGGAGGCCCAGCACATCGATTCCGCGCCGATTCTCGAAACCGGGCCCCTCAGCCGACCCTGA
- the nadE gene encoding NAD(+) synthase produces the protein MTEPSDFFNPYRHHFVRVAVAVPEVRVADPDFNAAQTVALMGRAAEERVALVVFPELGLSAYSCEDLFHQQALLTGCREALARVLKETAELPLLAAVGLPLEIDGRLYNCAALIHRGRVLGVVPKTYLPNYREFYERRQFTPGDCTARDRIALCGQEVPFGARLLFQAEDQPRFVVHAEICEDLWVPVPPSSYGALAGATVLVNLSASNVTLGKDDYRRQLVANQSGRCLAAYLYSACGPGESTTDLAWDAHALIYENGSRLAESERFAYRSQLVAADIDLERLVQDRLRQGTFADSARTHRDAVAAFRTVPFRLELPAQGFLPLKRPLERFPYVPADLSRRDERCREVYEIQVQGLVTRLKATGIDKVVIGVSGGLDSTQALLVCARAMDVLNLPRTHILAYSLPGFATSPRTRRQAQRLMAALGTSARELDIRPAAEALLRAIGHPHREDRPVFDVTFENVQAGERTSHLFRLANLHGAMVVGTSDLSELALGWCTYGVGDHMAHYHVNASVPKTLIQYLIRWVAATGRFGTEASQVLLEVLETEISPELVPGADGDQPGQRTEEIIGPYELVDFFLYYVLRFGYCPEKVAYLAWCAWHTKATGAWPDIPEAKRHQYTIAEIKRWLGVFLDRFFRLSQYKRSALPNAPKVGSGGSLSPRGDWRAPSDGNARAWLARLAAIPDRESPPRNGP, from the coding sequence ATGACCGAACCGAGCGATTTCTTCAATCCCTACCGCCACCATTTCGTGCGGGTCGCCGTGGCCGTGCCCGAGGTGCGGGTGGCGGACCCGGACTTCAACGCCGCCCAGACCGTCGCCCTCATGGGCCGGGCAGCGGAGGAGCGGGTGGCGCTTGTGGTCTTTCCCGAGCTGGGGCTGTCCGCCTATTCCTGCGAAGACCTGTTCCACCAGCAGGCTCTGCTCACGGGCTGCCGCGAGGCCCTGGCCCGGGTGCTCAAGGAGACGGCGGAGCTTCCCCTGTTGGCCGCGGTAGGGCTGCCCCTGGAGATCGACGGGCGGCTCTATAACTGCGCCGCCCTGATCCACCGGGGGCGGGTCCTGGGGGTCGTGCCCAAGACCTACCTGCCCAATTACCGGGAATTCTACGAACGGCGCCAGTTCACCCCGGGCGATTGTACCGCCCGGGATAGGATCGCCCTCTGCGGCCAGGAGGTCCCTTTCGGGGCCCGGCTGCTGTTCCAGGCTGAGGACCAGCCGCGCTTCGTGGTACACGCGGAGATCTGCGAGGACCTGTGGGTGCCGGTGCCCCCCTCGTCCTATGGGGCGCTCGCCGGAGCCACGGTGCTCGTGAACCTTTCCGCCTCCAACGTGACCCTGGGCAAGGACGACTACCGCCGGCAGCTCGTGGCCAACCAATCGGGCCGCTGCCTGGCGGCCTATCTCTACTCGGCCTGCGGGCCGGGGGAGTCCACCACCGACCTCGCCTGGGACGCCCACGCCCTCATCTATGAAAACGGCTCCCGGCTCGCCGAGTCCGAGCGCTTCGCCTACCGGTCCCAGCTCGTCGCCGCTGACATCGACCTGGAGCGGCTCGTCCAGGACCGCCTGCGCCAGGGCACCTTCGCCGACTCGGCCCGGACCCACCGGGACGCGGTGGCCGCTTTCCGCACCGTGCCCTTCCGGCTCGAACTCCCTGCCCAGGGATTCCTGCCCTTGAAGCGCCCCCTGGAGCGCTTCCCCTACGTGCCCGCCGATCTCTCGCGACGGGACGAGCGCTGCCGGGAGGTCTACGAGATCCAGGTGCAGGGGCTGGTGACGCGCCTCAAGGCTACCGGTATCGACAAGGTGGTGATCGGCGTCTCCGGCGGGCTCGACTCCACCCAGGCCCTGCTGGTGTGCGCCCGGGCCATGGACGTGCTGAACCTTCCCCGCACCCACATCCTCGCCTACAGCCTGCCCGGGTTCGCCACCTCCCCCCGCACCCGCCGCCAGGCCCAGCGGCTGATGGCGGCCCTGGGGACGAGCGCCCGGGAGCTGGACATCCGCCCCGCCGCGGAAGCCCTGCTGCGGGCGATCGGCCATCCCCACCGCGAGGACAGGCCTGTGTTCGACGTTACCTTCGAGAACGTGCAGGCGGGCGAACGCACGAGCCATCTGTTCCGCCTCGCCAACCTGCACGGGGCCATGGTGGTGGGCACCAGCGACCTCTCGGAGCTGGCCCTGGGCTGGTGCACCTACGGGGTGGGCGACCACATGGCCCACTACCACGTGAACGCGAGCGTGCCCAAGACCCTGATCCAATACCTGATCCGCTGGGTCGCGGCCACCGGCCGCTTCGGTACCGAGGCTAGCCAGGTCCTCTTGGAGGTGCTGGAGACCGAGATCAGCCCGGAGCTGGTGCCGGGCGCCGACGGCGACCAGCCCGGGCAGCGCACCGAGGAGATCATCGGACCCTACGAGCTAGTGGATTTCTTCCTCTACTACGTGCTGCGCTTCGGCTATTGCCCGGAGAAGGTGGCCTACCTGGCCTGGTGCGCCTGGCACACCAAGGCAACCGGCGCCTGGCCCGACATTCCCGAGGCGAAACGCCACCAGTACACCATCGCCGAGATCAAACGCTGGCTCGGGGTGTTCCTGGACCGCTTTTTCCGCCTGAGCCAGTACAAGCGCAGCGCCCTGCCCAACGCCCCCAAGGTGGGTTCCGGCGGCTCCCTTTCCCCCCGAGGCGACTGGCGCGCCCCGAGCGACGGGAACGCCCGCGCCTGGCTCGCCCGCCTCGCCGCCATCCCTGACCGAGAAAGCCCGCCCCGGAACGGGCCTTGA
- a CDS encoding UPF0721 transmembrane protein: MDGFDPSTSLAGFLVGVLVGLTGIGGGALMTPLLILVLGVAPAAAVGTDLLYAALTKVGATRWNHRERVVDWRTVGLLALGSLPASLLALAWLGQVGSPEGLDRAVRAVLAGALILTGLALLFGRRAQALAARARLVERLGGEARATIAMGAAMGVLVTVSSVGAGALGVAFLSMVYPEWAARRIVATDIAHAVPLTLVAGLGHAALGTVQWGLLAGLLLGSIPGVWVGTRLCGALPEPVLRRIMGTALLAVAGKLAW, from the coding sequence ATGGACGGTTTCGATCCCTCGACTTCCCTGGCGGGATTCCTGGTGGGCGTGCTGGTGGGCTTGACCGGCATCGGCGGCGGCGCCCTCATGACGCCGCTGCTCATTCTGGTGCTGGGGGTGGCGCCCGCCGCCGCGGTGGGGACCGACCTACTCTACGCCGCCCTTACCAAGGTGGGCGCCACTCGGTGGAATCACCGGGAGCGGGTGGTGGACTGGCGCACCGTGGGGTTGCTCGCCCTCGGAAGCCTGCCTGCCAGCCTCCTGGCGCTGGCCTGGCTGGGGCAAGTCGGCAGCCCCGAGGGACTGGATAGGGCGGTGCGTGCCGTCCTGGCCGGGGCCCTCATCCTCACCGGCCTGGCACTCCTCTTCGGGCGGCGGGCCCAGGCCTTGGCTGCCCGCGCCCGGCTCGTGGAGCGGCTCGGGGGTGAGGCTCGCGCGACCATCGCTATGGGGGCGGCCATGGGGGTGCTGGTTACCGTCTCGTCGGTGGGCGCCGGCGCCCTGGGGGTGGCCTTTCTCTCCATGGTGTACCCCGAGTGGGCCGCCCGGCGCATTGTGGCGACCGACATCGCCCACGCCGTGCCCCTCACCCTGGTGGCCGGCCTCGGCCATGCGGCCCTGGGCACGGTGCAGTGGGGGCTGCTCGCTGGCCTGCTCCTCGGGTCGATCCCCGGCGTCTGGGTGGGAACGCGGCTCTGCGGCGCGCTCCCGGAGCCGGTGCTGCGCCGGATCATGGGCACGGCGCTGTTGGCGGTCGCCGGCAAACTCGCTTGGTAA
- a CDS encoding phosphoadenosine phosphosulfate reductase — translation MGKSSLSHRFPGPGPRAQKLARLEDTVRHIARDFSPAALASSLGAEDMVLTDAILRLGAGIEIFTLDTGKLHPETLSLMEAVESRYGYRMRTFEPDPRAVLAFHEAHGDDGIYRSIAIRKRCCEIRKLAPLKLALAGKRAWITGLRREQSITRADIAEREFDVQHGLVKFNPLADWSEEEVWNYLRAFDVPYNPLHDRGFRSIGCAPCTRPVAPGEDSRAGRWWWEEPATRECGLHVGPDGKLVRSRQVQP, via the coding sequence ATGGGCAAGTCCAGCCTTTCCCACCGTTTCCCAGGCCCCGGGCCCCGGGCGCAGAAGCTCGCCCGGCTGGAGGACACGGTGCGCCACATCGCCCGGGATTTCAGCCCCGCAGCCCTCGCCTCCAGCCTGGGCGCCGAGGATATGGTGCTGACCGACGCCATCCTGCGCCTCGGTGCCGGCATCGAGATCTTCACCCTCGACACGGGAAAGCTCCACCCGGAGACGCTGTCGCTAATGGAAGCGGTCGAGAGCCGCTACGGCTATCGCATGCGCACCTTCGAGCCCGATCCCCGGGCCGTCCTGGCGTTCCACGAGGCCCACGGCGACGACGGCATCTATCGCAGCATCGCGATACGCAAACGCTGCTGCGAAATCCGCAAGCTCGCACCTTTGAAGCTCGCCCTGGCGGGCAAGCGGGCCTGGATCACGGGGCTGCGCCGGGAGCAGTCCATTACCCGGGCGGATATCGCAGAACGGGAGTTCGACGTCCAGCACGGGCTCGTCAAATTCAACCCCCTCGCCGACTGGAGCGAGGAGGAGGTGTGGAACTACCTCCGGGCCTTCGACGTCCCCTACAACCCTCTCCACGACCGGGGCTTCCGCAGCATCGGCTGCGCGCCCTGCACCCGGCCGGTGGCTCCGGGGGAGGATTCTCGGGCGGGCCGCTGGTGGTGGGAGGAGCCCGCTACCCGGGAATGCGGCCTGCACGTGGGGCCCGACGGAAAGCTTGTTCGATCGAGACAGGTGCAACCATGA
- the cysD gene encoding sulfate adenylyltransferase: MNDAFHQHAFAGAPTKTRDPLDWLEAEAVFVLREVAAECANPALLFSGGKDSVVLFRLAQKAFYPGSLPFPLLHIDTGHNFPEVLEFRDRLVRETGVRLIVRSVEDSIRRGTVRLRAEDESRNAAQTVTLLEAVREFGFDALIGGARRDEERARAKERVFSFRDRFGQWDPKGQRPELWTLYNSRVLEGEHLRVFPLSDWTELDVWQYIAREGLALPSLYFAHRRPVVRHRGLLVPVTPLRPPRDGEAVEELSVRFRTVGDMSCTCPVESFATTVEEVIEETRRAAVTERGATRLDDYTAEASMERRKREGYF, translated from the coding sequence ATGAACGACGCCTTTCACCAGCATGCCTTCGCCGGTGCCCCGACTAAGACGCGGGACCCCCTCGACTGGCTCGAGGCGGAAGCGGTCTTCGTCCTGCGGGAAGTCGCCGCGGAGTGCGCCAATCCCGCTCTGCTTTTCTCCGGCGGCAAGGATTCGGTGGTGTTGTTCCGGCTGGCCCAGAAGGCCTTCTACCCCGGCAGCCTGCCTTTTCCCCTGCTGCACATCGACACCGGGCACAACTTTCCCGAAGTGCTGGAATTCCGCGACCGGCTCGTTCGGGAAACGGGAGTGCGGCTCATCGTGCGCTCGGTGGAGGATTCCATCCGCCGCGGCACGGTGCGCCTACGGGCCGAGGACGAGTCGCGAAACGCCGCCCAGACGGTCACCCTGCTGGAGGCGGTGCGGGAATTCGGCTTCGACGCCTTGATCGGTGGCGCCCGCCGGGACGAAGAGAGAGCCCGGGCCAAGGAACGGGTGTTCTCCTTCCGGGACCGCTTCGGCCAGTGGGACCCGAAAGGCCAGCGGCCGGAGCTTTGGACTCTCTATAACTCGCGGGTGCTCGAAGGAGAGCACCTGCGGGTGTTCCCCTTGAGCGACTGGACCGAGCTGGACGTGTGGCAGTACATCGCCCGGGAGGGCCTCGCCCTGCCGTCCCTCTATTTCGCTCACCGGCGCCCGGTCGTCCGCCATCGCGGGCTGCTCGTCCCCGTGACGCCCCTGCGGCCGCCCCGGGACGGGGAAGCCGTGGAAGAACTCTCGGTGCGCTTCAGGACCGTGGGGGACATGAGCTGCACCTGCCCGGTGGAATCCTTCGCCACGACCGTGGAGGAGGTGATCGAGGAAACCCGGCGGGCGGCAGTCACGGAGCGGGGCGCAACGAGGCTCGACGACTACACGGCGGAAGCTTCCATGGAGCGGCGCAAACGGGAAGGCTATTTCTGA
- the cysN gene encoding sulfate adenylyltransferase subunit 1, whose amino-acid sequence MTTPAEIIPLKRDITLNPERGVLRFMTAGDVDDGKSTLIGRLLLETGAIYSDQMVALERASRRRGEAAIDLSLLTDGLEAEREQGITIDVAYRYFSHGERKYIIADAPGHEEYTRNMATAASRADAAVILVDATKGVTRQTARHFALARLLGVRHFIVAVNKMDLAAFSRLAFVERAREVAALAGKLGLVDTVSVPVSATAGEHVAARRGAMPWYEGPTVLDALERLDPARDLGPQPFRFFVQLVGRPLQPGQGRRLMGRVESGTVAPGMEVWIYPGARSARVRTVLGLDGPVERAQAGDAVTLVLDRELDVSRGSLIASPASPPTVNTVAQATLCWFDREPLREGAPYALKLGTRTVKARVLEVESRLDMDTLADGPVGEALQANDIARVTLLFQEPLAFDPYAIHRGTGSFILIDEWSARTVAAGMVLDSAPTLGAHDWAA is encoded by the coding sequence ATGACCACACCGGCAGAGATCATCCCGCTCAAGCGGGACATCACCCTCAATCCCGAGCGCGGCGTGCTGCGCTTCATGACTGCGGGGGACGTGGACGACGGCAAGAGCACTCTGATCGGCCGGCTCCTCCTCGAGACCGGCGCCATCTACAGCGACCAGATGGTGGCCCTGGAGCGCGCCTCCCGGCGCCGGGGGGAGGCGGCCATCGATCTGTCGCTGCTCACCGACGGGCTCGAGGCCGAGCGGGAGCAGGGCATCACCATCGACGTCGCCTACCGCTACTTCAGCCACGGCGAACGCAAGTACATCATCGCCGACGCCCCCGGGCACGAGGAGTACACCCGCAACATGGCCACCGCCGCGAGCCGGGCGGACGCGGCGGTGATCCTGGTGGACGCGACCAAGGGAGTCACGCGCCAGACCGCCCGGCACTTCGCCTTGGCGCGGCTGCTGGGGGTGCGCCATTTCATCGTGGCCGTCAACAAGATGGACCTGGCGGCCTTCAGCCGCCTGGCGTTCGTCGAGCGGGCCCGGGAAGTGGCGGCCCTCGCCGGGAAGCTCGGGTTGGTTGACACCGTCAGCGTCCCCGTCTCGGCGACCGCCGGCGAGCACGTGGCGGCGCGCCGAGGCGCCATGCCCTGGTACGAGGGCCCCACCGTGCTCGATGCGCTGGAGCGCCTGGACCCCGCCCGCGACCTGGGACCGCAGCCTTTTCGCTTTTTCGTGCAACTGGTAGGCCGCCCGCTGCAACCGGGCCAAGGCCGGCGGCTCATGGGGCGCGTGGAGTCGGGGACGGTAGCGCCCGGCATGGAGGTCTGGATTTACCCCGGCGCGCGCTCGGCCCGGGTGCGCACCGTGCTGGGCCTCGACGGCCCGGTGGAGCGGGCCCAAGCCGGCGACGCGGTCACCCTGGTTCTGGACCGGGAGCTGGACGTCTCCCGGGGCAGCCTGATCGCCAGTCCCGCCTCACCCCCCACGGTCAACACCGTCGCCCAGGCCACCCTGTGCTGGTTCGATCGCGAGCCCCTGCGGGAGGGTGCCCCCTACGCGTTGAAGCTGGGCACCCGCACCGTGAAGGCCCGGGTGCTGGAAGTGGAATCCCGCCTGGACATGGACACCCTGGCCGACGGGCCCGTCGGGGAGGCGCTGCAAGCCAACGACATCGCCCGGGTGACGCTCCTTTTCCAGGAGCCCCTCGCCTTCGACCCGTACGCGATCCACCGCGGTACCGGGAGCTTCATCCTGATCGACGAATGGAGCGCCCGCACGGTGGCGGCCGGCATGGTGCTGGACTCCGCGCCGACGCTTGGCGCCCACGACTGGGCGGCGTAG